The Lycium barbarum isolate Lr01 chromosome 9, ASM1917538v2, whole genome shotgun sequence genome has a segment encoding these proteins:
- the LOC132610738 gene encoding PRA1 family protein D-like — protein sequence MSSPPPDTVTTTAVTVKPWPLFIDTAALSIPISFSDATYRINKNLRYFAGNYSLITLVILLISLITRPISLVLFLIIFTGWIYLYFSRNNEPLELFGYDIDDKFVLGFLSLVTFVALFVAKIWMNIVVSIGFGVVILCVHGALRAPEDQEDSPYGSLLSDSPRGNYTIV from the coding sequence ATGTCATCTCCACCACCGGACACCGTCACAACCACCGCCGTCACCGTCAAACCATGGCCGTTATTCATCGATACCGCCGCCCTAAGCATCCCAATCTCATTCTCCGACGCTACTTATCGTATCAACAAAAACCTCCGTTATTTCGCCGGTAATTACTCACTAATCACCCTCGTAATCCTCTTAATCTCCTTAATTACCCGTCCAATTTCACTCGtgttattcctaatcatctttaCCGGTTGGATTTACCTATACTTCTCACGTAATAACGAGCCGTTGGAGCTGTTTGGTTACGATATTGATGATAAGTTCGTGTTAGGGTTTCTGAGTTTGGTTACGTTTGTTGCGTTGTTCGTTGCTAAGATTTGGATGAATATTGTCGTTTCGATTGGATTTGGTGTTGTGATTTTGTGTGTTCATGGTGCACTTAGGGCTCCTGAAGATCAAGAGGATTCGCCTTATGGTTCGTTGTTATCGGATAGTCCACGAGGGAATTATACTATTGTTTGA